The following coding sequences are from one Triplophysa dalaica isolate WHDGS20190420 chromosome 12, ASM1584641v1, whole genome shotgun sequence window:
- the rps19 gene encoding 40S ribosomal protein S19, with protein MPGGGVTMKDVNQQEFVRALAAFLKKSGKLKVPDWVDIVKLAKHKELAPSDDNWFYIRAASTVRHLYLRGGVGVGAMIKIYGGRKRNGVCPAHFSVGSKNVARKVLQALEGLKMVEKDPNGGRRLTSQGTRDLDRIAGQVAAASKKS; from the exons ATGCCAGGCGGTGGTGTTACAATGAAAGATGTCAACCAGCAGGAGTTTGTCCGTGCGCTGGCAGCCTTCCTCAAGAA GTCAGGGAAGCTGAAGGTGCCGGATTGGGTTGATATCGTTAAATTGGCCAAGCATAAAGAGCTGGCTCCCAGTGATGACAACTGGTTCTACATCAGAGCTG CCTCCACAGTCCGTCACCTGTACCTTCGCGGAGGTGTTGGTGTGGGCGCTATGATCAAGATCTATGGCGGGCGTAAGAGGAACGGCGTGTGCCCTGCTCACTTCAGCGTGGGCTCCAAGAACGTTGCCCGCAAAGTGCTCCAGGCCCTGGAAGGCCTTAAGATGGTGGAGAAGGACCCCAATGG cgGGCGCAGACTGACCTCGCAGGGGACCAGAGACCTGGACCGTATTGCTGGGCAG gtcGCCGCTGCAAGCAAGaaatcttaa